Proteins co-encoded in one Vibrio sp. SNU_ST1 genomic window:
- a CDS encoding AEC family transporter, with amino-acid sequence MNTLWEQFAFSASVTGPICLMLFLGVMLKRIGLINDNFIDVASKVVFQVTLPAMLFLSIVQSNHNFSASSALVAFGIIANFIFFLFTIFSTKLVFKSSKDQGVIIQGGFRANTAIIGLAYVANIYGNQGVALAAIYVASLTVLYNIQAVIALTPKGKDTGAKAIKVIAKSITKNPLIIAIFLAVVFYALSIPIPKMVTDAGQYFANMTLPLALLCTGGSLDISSLKQEKLSTWFASSYKLIASPLLTTLAGWYLGFEGLNLGLIFLMSAAPTAAASYVMARAMGGNSTLAANIIALTTVVSLITCTLGIFALTAMDLI; translated from the coding sequence ATGAACACACTTTGGGAACAGTTTGCGTTTTCGGCGTCGGTAACAGGCCCTATCTGTTTAATGCTGTTTCTTGGTGTGATGCTCAAGCGAATCGGCTTGATCAATGATAATTTCATTGATGTCGCATCTAAGGTGGTATTTCAAGTCACCTTACCAGCAATGCTATTTCTTAGTATTGTTCAATCAAATCATAATTTTTCAGCCAGTAGCGCGTTAGTTGCCTTTGGCATCATCGCTAACTTTATCTTTTTCTTGTTCACGATTTTCTCGACCAAGTTGGTATTCAAAAGCTCTAAAGATCAAGGTGTGATCATCCAAGGGGGATTCCGCGCTAATACCGCGATCATCGGCCTCGCCTACGTGGCTAATATTTATGGCAACCAAGGCGTGGCATTGGCTGCTATCTATGTCGCATCCCTGACCGTGCTGTATAACATTCAAGCCGTGATTGCACTGACACCCAAAGGCAAAGACACCGGCGCTAAAGCCATTAAAGTGATCGCCAAGTCCATCACCAAAAACCCGTTAATCATCGCTATTTTCTTAGCGGTCGTCTTCTATGCACTTTCAATTCCCATTCCAAAAATGGTGACTGATGCTGGGCAATACTTTGCCAACATGACTTTGCCTTTGGCTCTGCTCTGTACTGGTGGTTCTCTAGATATTAGTTCGCTTAAACAAGAAAAGTTGTCTACGTGGTTCGCCTCTAGTTACAAGTTAATCGCCTCACCTTTACTGACTACACTGGCTGGTTGGTACTTAGGGTTTGAAGGGCTAAATCTCGGACTTATCTTCTTGATGAGCGCAGCACCAACGGCAGCGGCAAGCTATGTTATGGCGCGTGCAATGGGAGGAAACTCAACACTCGCGGCTAACATCATCGCGCTTACTACTGTTGTTTCTCTTATCACTTGTACACTAGGTATATTTGCACTCACTGCAATGGATTTAATATAG
- a CDS encoding DNA mismatch repair protein — MALRLPPAWAIVLAGLILNIMAIVMSSLVLDKIEAEKSEYKDRKYGNVYSIQLAWNTIETLERKREAILIHLDKSSAERAQPAIILDEALRGQLRSWVSDEVPAISLANLPKLMMLINSAQESQRSRIDDYYLDNLTLVELIQRLDEKMAFYKNIALFLQVFGLALILARDLARRP, encoded by the coding sequence ATGGCATTGCGCCTTCCCCCTGCTTGGGCGATTGTCCTTGCGGGGCTAATTCTCAACATCATGGCGATTGTCATGTCGAGCTTAGTGCTTGACAAAATTGAAGCGGAAAAATCGGAATACAAGGATCGTAAATACGGCAATGTGTACTCTATACAATTGGCCTGGAATACGATTGAAACCCTAGAGCGTAAGCGTGAAGCTATTCTTATTCACCTTGATAAGTCATCAGCAGAAAGGGCTCAACCCGCCATTATTCTTGATGAAGCGTTGCGCGGCCAACTTCGGAGTTGGGTGAGTGATGAGGTGCCGGCTATCTCACTGGCTAATTTACCCAAGCTTATGATGCTGATAAACAGCGCTCAAGAATCGCAACGCTCACGAATCGATGACTACTATTTGGATAACCTGACTTTGGTTGAGTTAATCCAAAGGCTCGATGAGAAAATGGCTTTCTATAAGAATATTGCGCTGTTTCTTCAGGTGTTTGGTTTAGCGCTTATCTTGGCTCGCGACCTCGCTAGAAGGCCTTAG
- a CDS encoding START domain-containing protein, whose product MILPRILAIGLYALSTLTYADPWQFVKSEDGIIIDKRPHTEGLVEIRAQMQTPTTYSGFLLLLEDSENVPNWIDNVSESRVLMQISEDENIVYTQFKAPWPARDRDMVTYSKYSIEDGQFVLSIKDASDYLAKESGYIRIYDVDALWTLQPLTNGNTYITYTAYANAGGILPNWLMNKLSIDSALSTFKGLKEQLQKYQGQQHPNLPSESR is encoded by the coding sequence ATGATATTACCTAGAATTTTAGCAATCGGACTCTATGCTTTATCAACACTGACTTACGCTGATCCATGGCAGTTCGTAAAAAGTGAAGATGGCATCATCATTGATAAGAGACCTCACACTGAAGGCTTGGTAGAAATACGAGCACAAATGCAAACGCCCACCACTTATTCTGGTTTTTTGCTGTTATTGGAAGACAGCGAGAACGTGCCAAACTGGATAGATAACGTATCGGAAAGTCGTGTCTTGATGCAGATATCTGAGGATGAAAATATCGTCTATACTCAGTTCAAAGCGCCTTGGCCTGCTAGAGACCGAGATATGGTGACCTACTCAAAATACAGCATCGAGGATGGGCAGTTTGTCTTGTCGATCAAGGATGCGTCTGATTATTTAGCGAAAGAGTCGGGGTACATTCGAATTTATGATGTAGATGCCTTATGGACTCTGCAACCGCTCACCAATGGTAATACCTATATCACCTATACCGCTTACGCGAACGCCGGTGGCATCCTGCCAAATTGGTTGATGAACAAATTATCGATTGATAGTGCACTGAGCACGTTTAAAGGGCTAAAAGAACAATTACAGAAGTACCAAGGCCAGCAGCACCCTAACCTGCCAAGTGAGTCTCGCTAG
- a CDS encoding YjiG family protein gives MSEVKAKKPMVTDIFVEGAKKGWVIATTSTVPNVLMAFVIIKALQITGALDLMGSVFAPIMAVFGLPGEAAAVLIGAWMSMGGAVGVVITLFDQGILNGNHIAILAPAIYLMGSQVQYMGRIMGPIGTEGRYIPVMIAISVLNAFGAMFLMNIIL, from the coding sequence ATGAGCGAAGTTAAAGCAAAGAAACCAATGGTTACTGATATTTTCGTTGAAGGTGCTAAGAAAGGCTGGGTCATTGCGACAACCTCTACAGTACCTAATGTTCTGATGGCGTTTGTGATTATTAAGGCGTTGCAGATTACTGGTGCACTGGATCTGATGGGTAGTGTGTTTGCACCTATCATGGCGGTATTTGGTTTACCGGGCGAAGCGGCAGCAGTATTGATTGGCGCGTGGATGTCGATGGGTGGTGCAGTCGGTGTGGTTATTACGCTATTTGACCAAGGCATTCTGAACGGCAACCATATTGCTATCTTGGCGCCAGCTATCTACTTGATGGGTTCTCAGGTGCAATATATGGGGCGCATCATGGGACCAATTGGTACTGAAGGCCGTTATATCCCTGTGATGATCGCGATTTCAGTATTGAATGCGTTTGGTGCTATGTTTTTGATGAACATTATTTTGTAA
- a CDS encoding acyltransferase, which translates to MSSVQHTPSQHIASIELGRVIAILAIIGLHGQMALTYWQIDEVPWVGYVLNQTARFAVPLFFLISGYLIQPKLTASPWTTFTNYSKPLLKVWLAWSIICLVMPFNLAKVEESGYLGEREGYWGFLMNTPLNSFLEGGLVHLWFIPALVCAVLIIALMVDMKLDKLLLPMAILLYVYGVLAGSYTSLTDLSAPFFTRNGPFFSTLMVTLGFLIRQHQWKVSSAKALGLLALGMVIHFAEAAWLTQFDITFNIHDFLFGTALWGIGVFMWLLANPNLGNYAWVRAISNRMLGIYVSHLLIIIVLFNVCGILGITELAKDITVFFGTFILSFILIASIEKTPLRRVLLR; encoded by the coding sequence ATGTCTTCCGTTCAACATACGCCTTCACAACACATCGCTAGTATCGAGTTAGGCAGAGTGATTGCTATCTTGGCGATCATTGGTTTGCACGGCCAAATGGCACTCACTTATTGGCAAATAGATGAAGTGCCATGGGTTGGTTATGTGCTCAACCAAACCGCTCGTTTTGCCGTGCCTCTGTTCTTCCTTATTTCAGGCTATCTGATCCAACCTAAGCTCACAGCATCGCCTTGGACAACCTTCACCAACTACTCCAAACCACTACTCAAAGTTTGGTTGGCATGGAGCATCATTTGCTTAGTGATGCCATTCAATCTCGCGAAAGTAGAAGAATCTGGCTATCTAGGTGAACGTGAAGGCTATTGGGGTTTCTTAATGAATACCCCACTCAACTCTTTCTTAGAGGGTGGGTTGGTACATTTATGGTTCATTCCCGCCCTTGTGTGTGCGGTTTTGATCATCGCCTTAATGGTAGATATGAAACTCGATAAGCTTCTGCTGCCGATGGCCATTCTTCTTTACGTCTATGGTGTATTGGCGGGTAGCTACACAAGTTTAACCGACCTTAGCGCCCCTTTCTTCACACGTAACGGTCCGTTCTTCAGCACGTTAATGGTGACCTTAGGTTTCCTCATTCGTCAGCATCAATGGAAAGTGTCCTCAGCCAAAGCATTAGGGTTATTGGCGTTAGGCATGGTCATCCACTTTGCCGAAGCGGCATGGTTAACCCAATTTGATATCACCTTTAATATTCACGATTTCTTATTTGGTACAGCTTTGTGGGGGATTGGTGTGTTCATGTGGCTTTTAGCAAATCCAAACCTAGGCAACTATGCGTGGGTTCGTGCCATTTCAAATCGCATGCTAGGTATCTACGTAAGCCATTTGCTGATCATTATCGTGCTGTTCAATGTCTGTGGAATATTGGGCATCACTGAGCTCGCTAAAGATATCACCGTGTTCTTTGGCACCTTTATCCTGAGCTTTATATTGATCGCTAGTATAGAAAAAACGCCACTGCGACGCGTGTTGCTTCGCTAA
- the nhaD gene encoding sodium:proton antiporter NhaD — protein sequence MLGTQLSAVLSLLFFSTVAGAATSQLGEPLKLTSSFAGYLSLTIFVVAYIVVMMEEYLKLRKSKPVLLAAGLIWIIIGFTYQEHNLVEVAKQALEHNLLEYAELLLFLLVAMTYISAMEERRLFDALQAWMVGKGFNFRSLFWITGILAFFISPIADNLTTALLMCAVVLKVAGSNPKFVNLACVNIVIAANAGGAFSPFGDITTLMVWQAGYVSFSEFIPLFIPSVMNYLVPALIMSYFVPTTQPDTVHQHVELKRGARRIVFLFIMTIATAVAFHAVLHFPPVMGMMMGLAYLQFFGYYLRKTLPNSLAKKKAVAIANNDEGALKRLGSVVPFDVFRRVSHAEWDTLLFFYGVVMCVGGLSLLGYLELASGVMYSQWDPIWANVMVGILSAIVDNIPVMFAVLSMEPQMSMGNWLLITLTAGVGGSLLSIGSAAGVALMGAAHGKYTFFGHLKWMPVIMIGYAVSIAAHLWLNSDMF from the coding sequence ATGTTAGGTACCCAGCTTTCTGCTGTTCTCTCTTTGTTATTTTTTTCCACGGTAGCAGGCGCTGCCACTTCTCAGTTAGGAGAACCGCTCAAGCTAACTAGCTCGTTCGCTGGCTACTTGTCGCTGACCATTTTCGTTGTCGCCTACATCGTGGTGATGATGGAAGAATACCTAAAGCTCCGAAAATCCAAACCCGTTCTGCTTGCCGCTGGCCTGATCTGGATAATCATTGGCTTTACCTACCAAGAACACAACCTTGTTGAAGTCGCTAAACAAGCGCTCGAACACAACTTACTCGAATACGCCGAACTATTACTCTTTCTACTCGTCGCCATGACATACATTAGCGCGATGGAAGAGAGAAGACTGTTTGATGCGTTGCAAGCGTGGATGGTAGGCAAAGGCTTTAACTTTCGCTCTTTGTTCTGGATAACCGGTATTCTGGCCTTCTTTATCTCACCTATCGCCGACAACCTTACGACAGCTCTATTGATGTGCGCTGTGGTTCTTAAAGTGGCAGGTTCTAACCCTAAATTCGTCAACCTAGCCTGCGTGAATATCGTGATAGCCGCCAACGCTGGCGGTGCATTCAGTCCATTCGGAGACATCACAACGCTCATGGTATGGCAGGCTGGTTATGTGAGTTTTAGTGAGTTCATTCCTTTGTTTATTCCTTCGGTGATGAATTACCTCGTCCCTGCGTTGATCATGTCTTACTTTGTACCCACCACTCAGCCCGACACAGTCCATCAACACGTTGAATTAAAACGTGGTGCGAGACGCATCGTATTCTTGTTTATTATGACAATCGCGACCGCTGTTGCTTTCCATGCCGTACTCCACTTCCCTCCAGTAATGGGCATGATGATGGGGCTCGCCTATCTGCAGTTCTTTGGCTATTACTTACGTAAGACCTTACCCAACTCACTCGCCAAGAAAAAGGCAGTGGCGATCGCCAATAACGATGAAGGCGCCCTGAAGCGACTCGGTTCTGTTGTGCCATTCGATGTATTTCGAAGAGTTTCTCATGCCGAATGGGACACGCTTTTGTTCTTCTACGGCGTGGTAATGTGTGTCGGTGGCTTGAGTCTGCTTGGTTACTTGGAATTAGCTTCGGGCGTGATGTATAGCCAGTGGGATCCTATTTGGGCCAACGTCATGGTGGGGATCTTATCGGCTATTGTCGATAACATTCCGGTGATGTTTGCGGTGTTATCCATGGAGCCACAAATGTCGATGGGCAACTGGCTACTGATCACTTTAACTGCAGGCGTTGGCGGCAGCTTGTTATCTATAGGTAGTGCAGCAGGTGTGGCATTGATGGGGGCGGCGCATGGTAAGTACACCTTCTTTGGCCATTTGAAATGGATGCCTGTAATCATGATTGGCTATGCGGTCAGTATCGCAGCTCACCTATGGCTGAACAGTGATATGTTTTAG
- a CDS encoding methylated-DNA--[protein]-cysteine S-methyltransferase gives MANRFTYYQSPLGTVTLQANDEGLLGLWFETHTTKPEQLGIQDDSFPIFALAIKQLNRYFAGEAIQFSVPIAAKGTPFQQSVWQALTTIPYGETWSYAQLADAIGNPKAVRAVGLANGKNPVSVIVPCHRVIGKNGKLTGYAGGVERKQRLLVIEGRK, from the coding sequence ATGGCTAACCGTTTTACTTATTATCAAAGCCCATTGGGAACCGTGACTTTACAGGCGAACGATGAAGGGCTGCTCGGCCTTTGGTTTGAAACACACACTACCAAGCCCGAACAGTTAGGTATTCAAGATGATAGCTTTCCGATCTTTGCGTTGGCTATCAAACAGCTCAATCGTTATTTTGCTGGTGAAGCAATCCAGTTTTCTGTGCCGATCGCAGCCAAGGGTACTCCATTTCAGCAGTCGGTTTGGCAGGCGCTTACTACCATTCCTTATGGAGAAACATGGAGCTATGCACAATTGGCCGATGCGATTGGTAACCCCAAAGCAGTGCGAGCAGTGGGTTTAGCGAATGGAAAAAATCCGGTGTCAGTGATTGTGCCGTGTCACCGTGTGATTGGTAAAAATGGCAAGCTGACCGGGTATGCGGGGGGCGTAGAACGTAAACAACGCTTGTTGGTGATAGAGGGAAGAAAATAA
- a CDS encoding nucleoside recognition domain-containing protein: protein MTNPTKTDRKVTIGSYIALAFAIVFFSGLMQSNEWYGVLDFTTLNGSFGKVAYDVSESADGIQAATTSLRGKGGSGARDGFIFALTLIPTVMFALGMINVLEHYGALDAARKLLTPLLRPLMGIPGNSGLALIASLQSTDAGAAMTRQLKDEGHLTKRETDVFTMFQFTAGAAIVNFFSSGAVLFTLTAMDGSLAVTSSIGLAVAVMFIFKFVGANLFRLYLNITEGKEDKTKLDKEQKLEEEVA, encoded by the coding sequence ATGACTAATCCAACCAAAACCGATCGTAAAGTCACGATCGGTAGCTATATCGCACTCGCCTTCGCGATTGTGTTCTTTTCAGGCTTAATGCAGTCCAATGAATGGTATGGAGTGCTCGATTTTACGACGCTCAACGGTTCATTTGGTAAGGTCGCTTACGATGTGAGTGAGTCGGCTGATGGTATCCAAGCAGCAACGACGTCACTGCGTGGTAAAGGCGGTAGTGGTGCGCGTGACGGTTTCATTTTTGCATTGACACTTATTCCGACCGTGATGTTTGCATTGGGCATGATCAACGTACTTGAGCACTACGGTGCACTGGACGCGGCTCGTAAACTACTGACACCTCTGCTTCGCCCTTTGATGGGCATTCCAGGTAACTCAGGCTTGGCACTGATTGCTTCTCTGCAAAGTACCGATGCTGGTGCTGCGATGACACGTCAGCTCAAAGATGAAGGGCATTTGACTAAGCGTGAAACCGATGTGTTCACCATGTTCCAGTTTACTGCGGGTGCGGCGATCGTTAACTTTTTCTCTTCAGGTGCGGTGTTGTTCACTCTAACGGCGATGGATGGTTCTTTGGCAGTGACATCGTCAATTGGTCTTGCTGTTGCGGTGATGTTTATCTTCAAGTTTGTTGGTGCGAACTTATTCCGCCTCTACCTCAACATTACTGAAGGTAAAGAAGACAAAACAAAATTAGACAAAGAACAAAAACTGGAAGAGGAAGTAGCATAA
- a CDS encoding MAPEG family protein, producing the protein MVTALYAALLTVVMIWLAIEVIKQRRINLVAHADGGVESLQIARSAQSNAMDYIPITVILMGFLEMNGASVWLIHAIGVAFILGRVIHAKGILAKNLKGRKVGMGLTLICMISLIVLNLAYLPFDRMF; encoded by the coding sequence ATGGTTACAGCACTTTACGCAGCCTTGTTGACGGTCGTAATGATTTGGTTGGCGATAGAAGTCATTAAGCAAAGACGAATCAATCTGGTTGCTCATGCAGATGGCGGTGTTGAGTCGCTACAGATAGCACGTTCCGCACAAAGTAATGCAATGGATTACATCCCAATCACGGTTATTTTGATGGGATTTTTAGAGATGAATGGTGCCAGTGTGTGGCTTATTCATGCCATTGGTGTTGCATTTATTCTGGGGCGTGTGATTCATGCAAAAGGTATTCTGGCAAAAAACTTAAAGGGTAGAAAAGTGGGCATGGGGTTAACGCTTATCTGCATGATCTCTTTGATTGTCCTAAACTTAGCTTACCTACCTTTTGATAGAATGTTCTAG
- a CDS encoding TetR/AcrR family transcriptional regulator translates to MSKGKITKEYILSHAFALASENGLESLTIGELAKQCGMSKSGLFAHFNSKENLQLSVLEYSNAIFTDRVIIPARELGDGDIEAKLKQLLDNWLGWNHSFQGSCMFIDAWKDAGSETSVIQKALQKTISVWIDYLTIQVAKAVESKQFRTDLDPKQATFELYGLYLSANLFYSLRGQQASHTHFWSGVQRLIASWKAV, encoded by the coding sequence ATGAGCAAGGGAAAGATAACTAAAGAGTATATTTTGAGCCATGCATTTGCACTTGCGAGTGAGAATGGGCTTGAGAGTCTGACGATTGGTGAGTTAGCCAAGCAGTGTGGCATGTCTAAGAGTGGTTTGTTTGCGCACTTCAACTCTAAAGAGAACCTGCAACTCTCTGTACTCGAGTATTCCAACGCCATATTCACCGATAGAGTCATTATTCCCGCAAGAGAGCTGGGAGATGGTGATATTGAAGCCAAGCTTAAACAACTGCTCGATAACTGGCTGGGTTGGAACCACTCGTTCCAAGGCAGCTGCATGTTTATTGATGCTTGGAAAGATGCAGGCAGCGAAACCTCGGTGATTCAGAAGGCACTGCAGAAAACCATTTCAGTGTGGATTGATTACTTGACGATTCAGGTAGCGAAAGCGGTTGAAAGCAAACAGTTCAGAACTGATTTAGACCCGAAACAGGCAACTTTTGAGTTATATGGCCTCTATCTAAGTGCAAATTTGTTCTACTCATTACGAGGGCAACAAGCGAGCCACACCCATTTTTGGAGTGGTGTACAGCGCTTAATCGCTAGCTGGAAAGCGGTT